In one window of Brassica rapa cultivar Chiifu-401-42 chromosome A07, CAAS_Brap_v3.01, whole genome shotgun sequence DNA:
- the LOC117126924 gene encoding uncharacterized protein LOC117126924, which yields MSKETAIRTGESSPPLLFRQVSPGPGDSTLQFRLLHFWDARKNVKGGPGILLGIEMLMIDAEGTLAQGFIGQNHRNQYEKELQRGSIYTLTNYYASNNKVMYHVADQRLVICISHASALSKDEEDIEGILRQQFRVRSFSESEANCDLRGDLHDVVGHLKLVDGQALHERPVLCTNDDSASRKVMVHLQLKDGPVMNVYLWDEAAESFCLKFDGSAATPTVLLVTTVNPKRLGGKLCLSSMSSSRVFLDEEVDPTKEYLAWLATNPSVTSLVNPVEVVKAETLTIGEIAAFLKHQPAQVAYFDCIATIDDVKLGTEWYYIACKDCQTKLNRGPTTLLCPKCGNEDATAVANYRWSCLSMIMMSIARSSFSEMLGRISQAGKQQS from the exons ATGTCGAAAGAGACCGCAATCCGCACCGGCGAATCTTCTCCTCCCCTCCTCTTCCGACAAGTTTCACCCGGACCCGGCGATTCGACCCTGCAGTTTCGGCTCCTTCATTTCTGGGATGCTCGGAAGAATGTCAAAGGAGGACCAGGGATCCTTCTTGGGATCGAGATGCTGATGATCGATGCGGAG GGTACTTTGGCTCAGGGGTTCATCGGTCAGAACCATCGCAACCAGTATGAGAAAGAGCTCCAGCGTGGGAGCATCTACACGCTGACAAACTACTATGCATCCAACAACAAGGTGATGTACCATGTTGCTGATCAAAGGCTGGTCATTTGCATCTCACACGCTTCTGCCCTGTCGAAGGATGAAGAAGACATTGAAGGCATCTTGAGACAGCAGTTCAGGGTCCGTTCCTTCTCAGAATCTGAAGCCAACTGCGATCTCAGAGGCGATCTTCACG ATGTAGTTGGCCACCTTAAGCTGGTTGATGGCCAGGCTCTCCATGAGCGTCCGGTTTTGTGCACCAATGATGACTCAGCTTCTCGGAAAGTGATGGTCCATCTGCAGCTTAAAGA CGGTCCAGTGATGAACGTCTATCTATGGGACGAGGCCGCTGAAAGTTTCTGCCTCAAGTTTGACGGAAGTGCAGCCACTCCAACTGTTCTATTAGTCACAACGGTCAATCCTAAGAGGCTCGGTG GGAAATTGTGCCTAAGTTCAATGTCCTCTTCAAGAGTGTTTTTGGATGAAGAGGTTGACCCCACCAAGGAATACTTGGCCTg GTTGGCCACAAACCCTTCTGTAACTTCTTTGGTGAACCCTGTTGAGGTTGTCAAAGCTGAGACTCTCACAATAGGTGAGATTGCCGCCTTCCTCAAGCATCAGCCTGCTCAG GTTGCCTACTTTGACTGCATTGCCACAATTGATGATGTCAAGCTTGGAACTGAGTGGTACTACATTGCTTGCAAGGATTGCCAGACCAAGTTAAACCGTGGGCCTACAACGTTGCTTTGTCCAAAATGCGGGAATGAAGATGCTACTGCAGTAGCCAA CTATCGGTGGAGCTGTCTGTCTATGATAATGATGAGCATTGCACGTTCATCATTCTCGGAGATGCTGGGAAGGATCTCACAGGCAGGAAAGCAACAGAGTTGA